Sequence from the Catenuloplanes indicus genome:
GCGGTCAGGCCGGTCGCGGACAGGAACCCGGGCGGCACCGCCGGGTCGTCGGCCGCCACGTAGAGCGCACCGGTCAGCAGGACCGTGGCGGTGGCCGGCGGCATCGGCAGGTGGAGCGCCCAGCCGGGATCCCACCGGACCGGGCCGCGGTCCGCCAGCAGTTCCACCAGCCGCCGCAGCGGGCCGTACCCGGCGTCCGGCTCCTCGGCCGTGAGCAGCACGATCGTCTCGCGCCCGGGCGTGCTGCCCAGCCGCTCCAGCACGATCCCGCCGGCCGGGGCGTCCGCCCCGTGATCGATCTCCACGGTGACCGCGCGGGCGCGGGCGAACTCGGGGGTGGTCAGCTCGGTCAGCAGCGCGGCCAGTGCCTCGCGGACCGGTTCCGGCGTGGTCGCCATCGCGGCCCGCAACCCGGCCGCGCCGAGCGTGGGAAGGACACGCCACCACAGCGGTACGTCCGGCCACCCGCCGGCCGTGCCGCCCTGCCCGGCACGGAGCAAGTCGCGCACGTGGGCCAGGTGTTCGAGGGTGCGATATCCGGGCAGCGTGCCCGGGGCGGCGGCCGTCCGGTACCGCGGACGGCCGGCGGACGAGAACCCGGACAGGCCATTGGTGACGTGCAGATCGTGGGCGCCCGGTGCGGCTTCCGGCGTACCCGCGACGGTGGTGAACCGGTTCGTCTCCGCGGCGAGCCGGGCGGCCTCGGCGGTGACGCGGTGCACCGCGCCGGCCAGCACCCGGTCGGTGTGCGCGGGTGGGGCGGTGCCGGCGCGCAGCATCGCCGACGCCGCCGGGTCACGCGGCCGCATCAGGTGCCACCAGCCGGCCGGGGGCAGCCACATCGGCCCGCCCGCCTCCGGCTCCCCGTGGGCGGCCGTGCCGGTCAGCGGGTCCCAGATCGTCACCGTGCCGATCGGGGTGGCGGTGAACAGCACGTCCGTTCCGGGGAGGCGCAGCACTCCGGCGATCTCGGCGACGTCCGCGTCCGGGGGCAGCGGCAGCTCCCGGCCGTCGGACGTGCGCACGACCGGTCCGTGCGCGGTCTGCGCCACGGCCCAGTCCCGGACGCCGGGCGGGGGTTGCTCCGGGGGGTCCGGGAGCGTGCCGGCGTCGGAGTCGCCGAGCGGGAACACGGTCTCCGGGCGGTCCGCCCAGTAGCCGTGGCCGCCGTCCTGGTCGTACCAGGTCACCAGCAGGCGGCCGGCCCGCAGCTCGCACAGCGCCGTGCCGGCCGCCTCCGGCTGGCCCGGCACCCCGGCGGCGTAGCGCCCGGCGATGCCGTCGGGTGTGAGGACCACCGCGCTCGTGCCGTCGTAGAGGGCCAGCAGCGGCCACCGCCCGACCCGGCGGACGCGCGACGGGTCCAGTTCCGCGTACGCCTGCTCGTACGCGGGCCAGACCAGTTCCTCGGCGAGACCGGCGCGCAGCGTCCGGCCGAGTGCGGCGGCGACGTCGAGGCCGGCGACCCGGTCCAGCAGCGGGCCGAACGCGGCACGCCCGGCCGCGGACCGTAGCGGCGCCAACCGGCCCACCACCTCGGCGATCGGGCCGATCGGCAGTTCGCCGAGGCGCGCGGTCGACGACTCCACCTCGGCCCGCAGCGCCGCGGCCACGCCGGGCACGGACATCGCCCGGGCCAGCACCAGCGGATGCAGCGGCCGGCGGCCGGACGGATCGGCCCCGAAGTCACGCCGGGTCAGCAGCGCGAACGCCGCCTCCCGGAACCGGTCGCGCACCGCGGGGTGGGAGGCCAGCGCCCGCAGGTCCCGGCGCCCGGGCGTGTCGTCGGCGAACCAGGCGACCAGGTCGACGGTGCCCGGATCGACCGGTGCGCCCGCCGCCAGCAGCAGGTCGTAGACGTCCAGGTCGCGGGACATCGAGCGGTGCGGTGGCACGACCGGCACGCCGTCGGCCCGGAGCCGCCCGGCGAGCAGGCCGGCCAGTTCCAGCAGGACGGGGGACCGGGCGCCGGCGTGGGCGTCCGCCCGGCGGGCCAGGATCCGGTTGATCAGGCGCGCGGCGTCCCCGGGTGCCGCCGCGCGGGCCCGCTCGTCCACCCGTGCCGCGAGCGTCCCCCGCGCGGCTGTCTCCCGGCGTGCTCCCATGCCGCGCACGATAGCCGTCCCCACCGACATTCCCGGGTCCGCGCGCCGGGTGTCATCGGTACCCGGCACCCGGCGCACGTACGGCGCCGCCGGCCACCAGACGCGCGAGGCGATCGGCGTCCGGGGTGTCCGGCGCCGGTGAGCAGACGACGATCCGCACGTCGCTGCCGGGGACCTGCAGGCGCCGTGTACGGGCGGCTGGACGTGCTGGTCGACAACGCGGCCGTGAACAGCGTGGTCGCGCCGCTGGAGCACACCGGCGCGGCCGCGGCCGCCGCGCTCCTGGACGCGAACGTGCTGGGCTCGCTGCGGGTCACCGACGCGTTCGTCGACCGCCACGGGCCGGTGCAACGGTGAGTGCGGTCACCTCGCGTGCTCAGGCACGGCTTCGGCGGACCTGGCGGACGGCCTCGGCGAGACCGCCGTTCCACGGCGTGCCGTGCCCCGGCAGCACCCAGGTCGCCGCGATCCCCCGGGCCACGAGCCGGTCGAGCGAGGCGAGCGCGGCGGCCGGGTCGTCGGTGAACGGCGCCGGCTGCGGGCCGCGCCGGCCGGTCAGCACGTGCCGGGTGGTGAGACCGTCACCGACGAAGATCGCGTCCACCATCGGCACGTGCACCGCGATGCTGCCCGGCGAGTGCCCCGGCAGCCCGACCACGCGCGGCGTGCCGGGCAGACCGAGCACGTCGCCGTCGTTCACCTCGACGACCTCGCGCGGGTACGCCGTGCGGAGCCCGCCCCGGCTCGCCGCGTACCCGATGAACCGGGCCAGCGGCCCGAGGCGCACCCGGCCCCACGCGGGACTGGTGCTGACCTCGCCGCGGGCGCGGGCGGCGTCGCCGCCGTGGACGTGGATCGGCACGCCGTGGTCGCGCCGCAGCCGTTCGGCGAACCCGACGTGGTCGCTGTCGCCGTGGGTGAGCACGACGCCGCGCACGTCGGCCGGCCCGAGCCCCAGCATGCGCAGTTCCGCGACCAGCTCCCGCCAGTGCCCGGGCAGCCCGGCGTCGATCACGGTGACGCCGTCACCGGTCACCACCAGGTACGCCGCGACGATGTCGTTGCCGATCCGGTGCAGTCCGTCGTGGAGTCTCATGATGGTCCGTCCTTCCTGGGGCCCGGGTAGGATGGCTACGATACATAGCCATCATGGCTATGGTCCATAGCTATCAAGGGAGTACACATGCCGGCGCCGGAACGGACGTCGCTGACGGAGATCATCACGGCCGCGCGCGACCTCCTGGAACGGGACGGGCTCGCCGGCCTGACCATGCAGGCCGTCGCGACCCGGGTCGGCGTGCGGGCACCGTCGCTCTACAAGCGGGTACGCGGCCGCGACGACCTGATCCGGCTGACCGCCGAGGCGAGCGTGCGCGATCTCGGCGAGGCGCTGGCCGCGGTGGAGACCACGGGCGAGCCCCGGCGGGTGCTGGCCGACGCGGTCCGGGCGTTCCGCGCGTTCGCCCACGCGCACCCGGCCGCCTATCACCTGATCTTCGCGAGCGCACCGGGTGCCGCCCGCCCCGACCCCGGCGCGGTGGCCGACGCCGCCGCTCCGGTCCTGCGGGTGGCCGCCGCGCTCGCCGGGCCCGAGCACGCGCTGGAGGCCGCCCGCACACTGACCGCGTGGGCGCACGGTTTCGTCAGCATGGAACTGGCCGGCGCGTTCAACCTCGGCGGAGACGTGAACGACGCCTACGAGTTCGGCATCACCCGCCTCGCCGACGCGCTGACCGCCCCCACCCGGCCCACGCCGGCGGACTGACCGCCGCTGGCGTCCCGGAGCGTCCCGGGCTCCCTCCGCGGCGGAGGGCACCCGGGACGGGATCAGGCGAGGTGGGTGGTGAGGTCGGCGAGCAGGGTGGTTTCCTCGGGGACGAGGAAGAAGTGGCCGCCGGGGAAGACGCGCAAGCGGAATCCGCCGGTGGTGGTGTGGGACCAGGCCTCGAAGTCGGGGAGCCGGCCGTCGGTGTCGCGGGCGCCGGCGTAGGCGGTGACGGGTGCGGCCAGGCGCGGCAGGATCGGTGGCGGGCGGTAGGTCTCGATCATGCGGTAGTCGGCGCGCAGCACCGGGAGCAGCAGCTCGGCCAGGTCCGGATCGTCCCAGGCGGACCGGTGCACGTCGTCGAGCCGGCGCACGGCGTCGATCAGGGCCTGGTCGGCGCCGCGGTGCAGCGTGCCGGGCGGCACCCGGTGCGGGGCGGCACGGCCGGAGACGAAGACCCGCCGGGGTACGGCGCCGTGTCGTTCCAGGCGCAGCGCCACCTCGTACGCGACGGTGGCGCCCATGCTGTGGCCGAACAGCGCGACCGGCCGGTCCAGCAGCGGCAGCAGCGCCTCGGCGAGCGGATCGGCCAGCGCGGCCAGCGTCGCGGGGATCGGCTCGCGCATGCGGTCCTGGCGGCCCGGATAACAGGCGGAGAGCAGCTCCACGTCGTCCGGCAGGCCGCCGGCCCAGGTGCGGAACGCGGTGGGCCCGCCACCGGCGTGCGGCAGGCAGACCAGCCGCAGGCGAGGGCGGGCCACCGGGCGGTAGCGGCGGAACCAGCGGGTCGACGTGCCGGGCAGCGCCGTGGTCACGAGGCCACCGGCGTGCCGTGGTGTGCCTCGGCCATCGCCACCGCGATCCGGCGCGGGCCGGTGAACGGCTCCCGGCCGTGCGCCGCGGTCATGTTGTCGACCACCAGCAGGTCGTCGAGCTGCCAGTCGAAGCGTACGGTCGCGGCGCGGTAGCAGGAGCGCAGGTGGTCCATCACCTCGTCCGGGATCCGCCCGCCGTCACCGTAGTAGGTGTTGGTCGGCAGCTCCTCCTCGGTGAACAGTTCCAGCAGGCCTTCGCGCACGTCCGGCGCGAGCGTGGTGACGTGGAAGAACGTGGCGTGGTTGAACCAGACCGGCACGCCGGTGTCCGGGTGGACGTGCACGGCGTCCCGGACCGCGGTGGTGCGCAACGCGTCACCGTGCCACTCGGCGCGCAGCCCGGACCGGGCGCAGTACGCCTCGACGACGGCCCGGTCGCCGGTGTTGAACGCACGCTGCCACGGGGTGCCGATGCGCGGGTGGAAGTTCCGGACCACCATCCACCGGCGCCGCGCGAACTCGTCCCGGATCGCGGGGTCGATCAGCCGGTACACCTCGCGGACGTCGGCCAGCGGCGTGGCGCCCCGCGTGCCGGGCGGGCTGACGCAGTAGAAGAACAGCGTGCGCGGCCAGCCGGCCTGGTACGAGTTCTCGTTGTGCAGGAAGATCTCCTCGTCGGCCGGGTAGTCCGTCGAGGTGTAGACGCGCCCCTCGATCGTGCTGCGCGGCGACGAGCGCTCCTCGTAGGCCAGTGGTTCGCCGGAGAGCGCGCGGACGGCCGCGTCCATGCCGGGCACGCCGCCGACCGTGTACCCGCGGAACAGCACGGCGCCGTGCCGGACGAGCCGGTCGTGCAGTGCGGCGCGGTCCGCTGCCAGCCGGGCCGTGAGGTCGTCGCCGGGGCCGTCCGCCTCGATCACGTACGGCAGGGTGGTCCGGGCCGGTGCTTGCGGTGTCATGCGGTGCCCCTCCCGTCAGTCCGACATCGCGACGAGCACGCGCCGCTTGCCGGTGAACGACCGGCGGCCGTGGCCGACCGCGATGTTGTCGATGAGCATCAGATCGCCGGTACGCCAGTCGACGTCCACCGCGGACGCCAGCCCGACGTCGCGGATGTGCACCGCCCACTCCCCCGGGATCGGCGAGCCGTCGGCGAACGCGACCGACTGGGGCAGGTCCTCCGGCGGCATGATGGCCGCGAGGGCGGCCGCGGTGTCGTCGCCGAGTGCGGCCGCGTGCCACTGGTCGGCCTGGTTGAACCAGACCTCCTCGCCGGTGACCGGGTGCTTGACGGTCGCCGGGCGCAGCTGGGTGACGCGCAGGCTGCCGTCCGGCTTCCAGGTCCACTCGGCCTCGGTACCGGCCAGGAAACGCTCCACCTCCGCGCGGTCGCCGGTCTCGAACGTGTCCTGCCAGCTCTTGCCCAGGCCGTACCCGTCGTGCAGGTTCTGGGTGTAGCGCAGGCCGGCGGCGAACGCCGCGGAGACCTCCGGGTCGAGCGAGTCCAGCCACAGCGTGCCGTCGACGACGGGCGTGGCGCCGCCGGTCTCGGCCGCCTGCTCGCAGAAGAACATCAGCCGGGTCGGCCACTTCGCCGCGTACGACAGCTCGTTGTGCATCGAGATGACGAACTCCGGCGGGTACTCCGTGGAGGTGTAGAGGTTCGCGCCGACCTTGGTGCGCGGCGAGTTGCCGTGCACGTACGCGAGCCGGTTCGGCAGCAGGAAGTTCATGATCGGCTCCAGCGCGTCCGGTCGCAGGCCGAAGCCGCGGAAGACCAGCGCCTTGGCCTCGGTCAGCCGGTCCTCCAGCGGCGCTCCCCCGTCGGTGAGGTGGCGCAGCAGGCCCTCCGGGGTCGCCGGTACGCCGGCGGTCTCCGGGTCGATCTCGGTGGGCAGCCAGCGGCGGCGGGTCTCCATCGGTTCCTCCCTCAGGGGATGGACTGTCACCGGGGCAGGATGCGACCGGTCTCTATACCGTTTCCATATGCGCGACCGCGTCCGGTGCCGGTGCGCGCAGGCTCGGGCTGAGCACGGCGACGACGGCGAGCGCGAGCATGACCGCGCCGAGCCCGAGCAGCACGTGCCCGGTGCCGGCCGCGGACAGGGCGGCGCCACCGGCGGCCGGGCCGAGCGCGTTCGCGCCGGAGCCGAGCAGCGCCAGCACGCTGGCCACCCGGCCCTGTTGCGCGTCCGGTGTAGTGCGGACCTGGTAGATCGCGCCGGCCACGTTGAACACCGCGCCGATGTAGCTCATCAGCGCATAGAGCAGTCCGAGCAGCACCGGGTGACGGGCCGGCACGGCCAGCGGGATGAGCACCGCCCAGGCGGCGAAGCCGGTGATCACCACGGCCCGGGTGCTGAGCCGGGACGTCCAGGCGTTGCCGGTGAGCGCGCCCGCCACGCCGCCGGCGCCGCTCATCGCCATCACCACGCCGACCGCGGCCGGTGAGCCGCCCGCGTCATGGATGATCATGATGACGGCCAGCGTGAACACCTGGAACAGCACGTTGCTGCCGGCCACCAGGAACATCACCACCCGCAGGAACCGGTCGGACCAGGCCGCGCGCACCCCGTCGGCCAGCTCCGCGGTGAGGCTGCGCTCCCGGCGCCGGGCGGCCGGCGGCGCGGTGGCCCGGATGCCCCAGACGGAGATCAGCGACACCAGGTACGCCAGTGTCGTGAACACGAACGGCAGCCAGCGCAGCAGCGCGAACAGCGCGGTCCCGGCCGGCTGGCCGATCAGCCCGGCGGCCCGGCCGCGGGCCTCGTGCCGGGACAGCGCCGCGGACAGGTCGTCCGGGTGCACGACGGTGCGCACCAGCGCCCGGTCGGCGAGCCGGTGGAACACGCCGAGCGCACCCTCCAGGAACGCCACGGCCAGCAGCACCGGCAGCGACCAGTGCCCGAGCAGCAGCCCGGCGGCGAGCGCGCCGGTCAGCAGCGCGCGGCCGGCGTCGCAGGCGAGCATGGTGCGCCGCCGGTTCCAGCGGTCGACCAGCACCCCGGCGGGCAGCTGCGCCAC
This genomic interval carries:
- a CDS encoding thioesterase II family protein; its protein translation is MTTALPGTSTRWFRRYRPVARPRLRLVCLPHAGGGPTAFRTWAGGLPDDVELLSACYPGRQDRMREPIPATLAALADPLAEALLPLLDRPVALFGHSMGATVAYEVALRLERHGAVPRRVFVSGRAAPHRVPPGTLHRGADQALIDAVRRLDDVHRSAWDDPDLAELLLPVLRADYRMIETYRPPPILPRLAAPVTAYAGARDTDGRLPDFEAWSHTTTGGFRLRVFPGGHFFLVPEETTLLADLTTHLA
- a CDS encoding TetR/AcrR family transcriptional regulator; the encoded protein is MPAPERTSLTEIITAARDLLERDGLAGLTMQAVATRVGVRAPSLYKRVRGRDDLIRLTAEASVRDLGEALAAVETTGEPRRVLADAVRAFRAFAHAHPAAYHLIFASAPGAARPDPGAVADAAAPVLRVAAALAGPEHALEAARTLTAWAHGFVSMELAGAFNLGGDVNDAYEFGITRLADALTAPTRPTPAD
- a CDS encoding MFS transporter, encoding MTAAPGLRRNRDFLLLWTGAGLGQLAWRADSIVYPLLVLWHTGSPAQAGLVGLAVQLPQLVAQLPAGVLVDRWNRRRTMLACDAGRALLTGALAAGLLLGHWSLPVLLAVAFLEGALGVFHRLADRALVRTVVHPDDLSAALSRHEARGRAAGLIGQPAGTALFALLRWLPFVFTTLAYLVSLISVWGIRATAPPAARRRERSLTAELADGVRAAWSDRFLRVVMFLVAGSNVLFQVFTLAVIMIIHDAGGSPAAVGVVMAMSGAGGVAGALTGNAWTSRLSTRAVVITGFAAWAVLIPLAVPARHPVLLGLLYALMSYIGAVFNVAGAIYQVRTTPDAQQGRVASVLALLGSGANALGPAAGGAALSAAGTGHVLLGLGAVMLALAVVAVLSPSLRAPAPDAVAHMETV
- a CDS encoding TauD/TfdA family dioxygenase yields the protein METRRRWLPTEIDPETAGVPATPEGLLRHLTDGGAPLEDRLTEAKALVFRGFGLRPDALEPIMNFLLPNRLAYVHGNSPRTKVGANLYTSTEYPPEFVISMHNELSYAAKWPTRLMFFCEQAAETGGATPVVDGTLWLDSLDPEVSAAFAAGLRYTQNLHDGYGLGKSWQDTFETGDRAEVERFLAGTEAEWTWKPDGSLRVTQLRPATVKHPVTGEEVWFNQADQWHAAALGDDTAAALAAIMPPEDLPQSVAFADGSPIPGEWAVHIRDVGLASAVDVDWRTGDLMLIDNIAVGHGRRSFTGKRRVLVAMSD
- a CDS encoding MBL fold metallo-hydrolase yields the protein MRLHDGLHRIGNDIVAAYLVVTGDGVTVIDAGLPGHWRELVAELRMLGLGPADVRGVVLTHGDSDHVGFAERLRRDHGVPIHVHGGDAARARGEVSTSPAWGRVRLGPLARFIGYAASRGGLRTAYPREVVEVNDGDVLGLPGTPRVVGLPGHSPGSIAVHVPMVDAIFVGDGLTTRHVLTGRRGPQPAPFTDDPAAALASLDRLVARGIAATWVLPGHGTPWNGGLAEAVRQVRRSRA
- a CDS encoding TauD/TfdA family dioxygenase; this translates as MTPQAPARTTLPYVIEADGPGDDLTARLAADRAALHDRLVRHGAVLFRGYTVGGVPGMDAAVRALSGEPLAYEERSSPRSTIEGRVYTSTDYPADEEIFLHNENSYQAGWPRTLFFYCVSPPGTRGATPLADVREVYRLIDPAIRDEFARRRWMVVRNFHPRIGTPWQRAFNTGDRAVVEAYCARSGLRAEWHGDALRTTAVRDAVHVHPDTGVPVWFNHATFFHVTTLAPDVREGLLELFTEEELPTNTYYGDGGRIPDEVMDHLRSCYRAATVRFDWQLDDLLVVDNMTAAHGREPFTGPRRIAVAMAEAHHGTPVAS